One window from the genome of Amycolatopsis sp. NBC_01480 encodes:
- a CDS encoding ABC transporter substrate-binding protein, with translation MSRIRTRAKVFAAVVLAAALAAGCSSGGSSGPAGATGTQDSVDAALKAGGTITYWSWTPSAKDQVAAFEKEYPNVHVNYVNAGTNKDEYTKLQNAIKAGTGGLDVVQLEYYALPQFALTQSLVDLGQYGFGGFEKDYTASTWASVKSGNGLYGLPQDSGPMALFYNKEVFTKYGIAVPKTWDEYVAAAKKLHAADPAKYLLSDTGDPGAVSSMIWQAGGHPYTTDGKNVKINLADAGSKKWTAVWNQLIEGKLIAPIKEWTDDWFRALGDGTIASLPTGAWMPGNFESSIPGGAWKWAVAPMPTYDGGQPVTAENGGSTQSVLKQSANPALAAAFVRWLNHGNGIKGFIASGGFPATTADLNSPAFLDQSVPYFGGQKINQVLVGASKNVAKGWSYLPYQAYANSIFSDTVGKAYLNGTALDPALGAWQQALVDYGNQQGFTVNAG, from the coding sequence ATGTCACGAATCCGCACCCGCGCCAAGGTGTTCGCCGCCGTGGTGCTGGCCGCCGCGCTGGCGGCCGGCTGCTCCTCCGGCGGTTCGTCCGGGCCGGCCGGCGCGACCGGCACCCAGGACTCCGTCGACGCCGCACTGAAAGCCGGCGGCACGATCACCTACTGGAGCTGGACGCCCTCGGCCAAGGACCAGGTCGCCGCGTTCGAGAAGGAGTACCCGAACGTCCACGTGAACTACGTGAACGCGGGCACGAACAAGGACGAGTACACCAAGCTGCAGAACGCGATCAAGGCCGGCACCGGCGGGCTGGACGTGGTTCAGCTCGAGTACTACGCGCTGCCGCAGTTCGCGCTCACCCAGTCGCTGGTCGACCTCGGCCAGTACGGCTTCGGCGGGTTCGAAAAGGACTACACCGCCTCGACCTGGGCCAGCGTGAAGAGCGGCAACGGGCTGTACGGCCTGCCCCAGGACTCCGGGCCGATGGCGTTGTTCTACAACAAGGAAGTCTTCACGAAATACGGCATCGCCGTGCCGAAGACCTGGGACGAATACGTCGCGGCGGCGAAGAAGCTGCACGCCGCCGACCCGGCCAAGTACCTGCTCTCCGACACCGGTGACCCCGGGGCCGTCAGCAGCATGATCTGGCAGGCCGGCGGGCATCCGTACACCACCGACGGCAAGAACGTGAAGATCAACCTGGCCGACGCGGGCAGCAAGAAGTGGACCGCGGTGTGGAACCAGCTGATCGAAGGCAAGCTGATCGCCCCGATCAAGGAGTGGACCGACGACTGGTTCCGCGCGCTCGGCGACGGCACCATCGCGTCCCTGCCCACCGGCGCCTGGATGCCCGGCAACTTCGAGTCCTCGATCCCCGGCGGCGCCTGGAAGTGGGCGGTGGCGCCGATGCCGACCTACGACGGCGGGCAGCCGGTCACCGCGGAGAACGGCGGCAGCACCCAGTCCGTGCTCAAGCAGAGCGCCAACCCGGCGCTGGCCGCGGCGTTCGTGCGCTGGCTCAACCACGGCAACGGCATCAAGGGGTTCATCGCCAGCGGCGGCTTCCCGGCCACCACGGCCGACCTGAACTCGCCCGCGTTCCTCGACCAGTCCGTGCCGTACTTCGGCGGGCAGAAGATCAACCAGGTGCTCGTCGGGGCGTCGAAGAACGTCGCGAAAGGCTGGAGTTACCTGCCGTATCAGGCGTACGCCAACAGCATCTTCAGCGACACCGTCGGCAAGGCCTACCTGAACGGCACCGCGCTCGACCCGGCGCTGGGCGCGTGGCAGCAGGCGCTGGTCGACTACGGCAACCAGCAGGGCTTCACCGTGAACGCGGGCTGA
- a CDS encoding alpha-N-arabinofuranosidase, with protein MLVQIEAGVGDVVGPVPRRLFGSFVEHLGRAVYTGIHEPGHSTSDSRGFRGDVLELVRELGPTVVRYPGGNFVSAHRWEDGVGQRRVRLDPAWHSVESNRFGLHEFAAWAEAAGVEVMYAVNLGTRGIQEAADVLEYCNHPGGTELSERRRANGADRPFGFRLWCLGNEMDGPWQVGHKTADEYGRLAAETARVLRMIDPDVELIVAGSSNAEMPTFGSWERTVLRHTAALVDHISLHAYYQELDDDTGSYLASAVALDAYIRDCAGIIDKTVAELGLDRRIGISVDEWNVWDQRRWNETDQPRLVAGGWREHPRLLEDTYTVTDAVVVGSLLSSLLRNVDRVSMANQAQLVNAIAPIRTEPGGPAWRQATFHPFRLVAGLARGVSLRLAVTGGRVRTAQHGEVDVVDAAATLDESGHGAVFLTNRDPLSPTEIRLRLQGERFAVHDAETLTVPEGGTRHTVNTAESEPVRPVALPGPAATADARGTVITATLPPLSWTVLRLRPEAGPHA; from the coding sequence GTGCTCGTCCAGATCGAGGCCGGCGTCGGCGACGTCGTCGGCCCGGTCCCGCGCCGGCTGTTCGGCTCGTTCGTCGAGCACCTGGGGCGCGCGGTGTACACCGGGATCCACGAACCCGGACACTCCACTTCGGACAGTCGTGGGTTCCGCGGCGACGTGCTGGAGCTGGTGCGCGAGCTGGGGCCGACCGTGGTCCGTTATCCCGGCGGCAACTTCGTGTCCGCGCATCGGTGGGAGGACGGTGTCGGGCAGCGTCGGGTCCGGCTCGACCCGGCGTGGCACAGCGTCGAGTCCAACCGGTTCGGGCTGCACGAGTTCGCCGCGTGGGCCGAGGCTGCCGGCGTCGAGGTGATGTATGCGGTCAACCTGGGCACCCGCGGGATCCAGGAGGCCGCCGACGTGCTCGAGTACTGCAACCACCCCGGCGGCACGGAGCTGAGCGAGCGGCGGCGCGCGAACGGCGCCGACCGCCCGTTCGGCTTCCGGTTGTGGTGCCTGGGCAACGAGATGGACGGGCCGTGGCAGGTCGGGCACAAGACCGCGGACGAGTACGGCCGCCTCGCCGCGGAGACCGCTCGGGTGCTGCGGATGATCGACCCGGACGTCGAGCTGATTGTCGCGGGCAGCTCGAACGCCGAGATGCCGACGTTCGGCTCCTGGGAGCGCACGGTGCTGCGGCACACTGCCGCGCTCGTCGACCACATTTCGCTGCACGCTTATTACCAGGAGCTCGACGACGACACCGGGAGCTACCTCGCGAGCGCGGTCGCGCTGGACGCCTACATCCGCGACTGCGCGGGCATCATCGACAAGACCGTGGCCGAGCTCGGGCTGGACCGCCGGATCGGGATCAGCGTCGACGAGTGGAACGTCTGGGACCAGCGCCGCTGGAACGAGACCGACCAGCCACGGCTCGTCGCGGGCGGCTGGCGGGAGCACCCGCGGCTGCTGGAGGACACCTACACCGTCACCGACGCGGTGGTGGTCGGCTCGCTGCTGAGTTCCTTGCTGCGCAACGTCGATCGCGTCAGCATGGCCAATCAGGCCCAGCTGGTGAACGCGATCGCGCCGATCCGCACCGAGCCCGGTGGCCCAGCCTGGCGGCAGGCCACGTTCCACCCGTTCCGGCTGGTCGCCGGGCTGGCCCGCGGGGTGAGCCTGCGGCTGGCCGTGACCGGCGGGCGGGTCCGGACCGCGCAGCACGGCGAGGTCGACGTCGTCGACGCGGCCGCCACACTCGACGAATCCGGCCACGGCGCGGTGTTCCTCACCAACCGCGATCCGTTGTCGCCCACCGAAATCCGGCTCCGGCTGCAGGGCGAGCGCTTCGCCGTGCACGACGCCGAGACGCTCACCGTGCCCGAGGGCGGGACGCGGCACACCGTCAACACCGCCGAGTCCGAGCCCGTCCGGCCGGTGGCGCTGCCCGGCCCGGCCGCGACGGCCGACGCGAGAGGAACCGTCATCACCGCGACCCTGCCGCCCCTGTCCTGGACCGTGCTCCGGCTGCGCCCCGAGGCGGGCCCGCATGCCTGA
- a CDS encoding glycoside hydrolase family 35 protein produces MPEFSIGESDFLLDGRPFRILSGGLHYFRVHPGQWADRIDKARRMGLNTIETYVPWNAHAPEPGTFDLSGGLDLGRFLQLIADAGMYAIVRPGPYICAEWDNGGLPAWLFRDPEVGVRRFEPRYLAAVREYLAQALRVVVPHQVDRGGPVLLVQVENEYGAFGSDSRYLKALAEYTREAGITVPLTTVDQPVPGMLAAGGLDGLHRTASFGSGAESRLAILRAHQPTGPLMCGEFWNGWFDHWGAHHHTTSAGEAAAELDALLAAGASVNLYMFHGGTNFGLTSGANDKGVYQPLVTSYDYDAPLDEAGHPTPKYHAFREVIARYHPVPGPVPPPAGPAPALTAALRDPVRLLDDPDRWGTWQAHHDLPVFDDLSPMPRLALLRTRVDGDRTGVLTFGEVRDRATVFFDGAPVGTLLREHHDRALALPAARGELLVLVEDQGRVDYGPRIGEAKGIVGGASVHGEPLTGWEVLPIDLDAVPGLRPAAGSAVRPGEPVAGPVLLRAEVDVDEPADLFLDTGEWGKGLVWLNGFLLGRYWRRGPQRTLYVPGPVVRAGANELVVLELDVLLDPVARFVPGPLLGHTEA; encoded by the coding sequence ATGCCTGAGTTCAGCATCGGCGAGTCCGACTTCCTGCTCGACGGCCGCCCGTTCCGCATCCTGTCCGGGGGCCTGCACTACTTCCGCGTGCACCCCGGCCAGTGGGCCGACCGGATCGACAAGGCCCGGCGGATGGGGCTCAACACCATCGAGACGTACGTGCCGTGGAACGCCCACGCGCCCGAGCCCGGCACGTTCGACCTCTCCGGCGGCCTCGACCTCGGGCGGTTCCTGCAGCTGATCGCCGACGCCGGGATGTACGCGATCGTCCGGCCCGGCCCGTACATCTGCGCGGAGTGGGACAACGGCGGCCTGCCGGCGTGGCTGTTCCGCGATCCGGAGGTCGGTGTCCGCCGGTTCGAGCCGCGCTACCTCGCGGCGGTGCGCGAGTACCTGGCTCAGGCGCTGCGGGTGGTCGTGCCGCACCAGGTCGACCGCGGCGGGCCGGTGCTGCTGGTCCAGGTCGAGAACGAGTACGGCGCGTTCGGCAGCGACTCGCGGTACCTCAAGGCGCTGGCCGAATACACGCGTGAAGCGGGCATCACCGTGCCACTGACCACAGTGGACCAGCCGGTGCCGGGGATGCTGGCGGCGGGCGGGCTCGACGGGCTGCACCGGACCGCGTCGTTCGGCTCCGGCGCCGAATCGCGGCTGGCGATCCTGCGCGCCCACCAGCCGACCGGGCCGCTGATGTGCGGCGAGTTCTGGAACGGCTGGTTCGACCACTGGGGCGCCCACCACCACACCACGTCCGCCGGGGAGGCGGCGGCCGAGCTGGACGCCCTGCTGGCCGCCGGCGCGTCGGTGAACCTGTACATGTTCCACGGCGGCACCAACTTCGGCCTGACCAGCGGCGCCAACGACAAGGGCGTCTACCAGCCGCTGGTCACGTCGTATGACTACGACGCGCCGCTGGACGAGGCCGGCCACCCGACGCCGAAGTACCACGCGTTCCGGGAGGTGATCGCGCGTTACCACCCGGTGCCCGGGCCCGTCCCACCCCCGGCCGGGCCCGCGCCTGCCCTGACCGCGGCGCTGCGCGACCCCGTCCGGCTGCTCGACGACCCGGACCGCTGGGGCACCTGGCAGGCGCACCACGACCTGCCGGTGTTCGACGACCTCAGTCCGATGCCGCGGCTGGCGCTGCTGCGCACCCGGGTCGACGGCGACCGGACCGGGGTGCTGACCTTCGGCGAAGTCCGTGACCGGGCCACGGTGTTCTTCGACGGCGCGCCGGTCGGCACGCTGCTGCGTGAGCACCACGACCGCGCCCTGGCGCTCCCGGCGGCGCGCGGCGAGCTGCTTGTGCTGGTCGAGGACCAGGGCCGGGTCGACTACGGCCCGCGGATCGGCGAGGCGAAAGGCATCGTCGGCGGCGCGTCGGTGCATGGCGAACCGCTGACCGGGTGGGAGGTGCTGCCGATCGACTTGGACGCGGTGCCCGGGCTGCGTCCTGCGGCCGGCTCGGCCGTTCGACCCGGCGAGCCGGTGGCCGGGCCGGTGCTGCTGCGGGCCGAGGTCGACGTCGACGAGCCCGCCGACCTGTTCCTGGACACGGGGGAGTGGGGCAAGGGCCTGGTGTGGCTCAACGGTTTCCTGCTCGGCCGGTACTGGCGGCGCGGGCCGCAGCGGACGTTGTACGTGCCGGGCCCGGTCGTGCGCGCGGGCGCGAACGAACTCGTGGTGCTGGAGCTGGACGTGCTGCTCGACCCGGTGGCCCGGTTCGTCCCGGGACCGTTGCTGGGGCACACCGAGGCCTGA
- a CDS encoding TIGR03084 family metal-binding protein: MLDYGLDLSGVERDLALPDLVAEGAELDVLVAAQADWSVPTPAAGWTIAHQIAHLAAADANVLIAIRTPEAFDLVLKQAEAAGPARADIEAAEGAAKPRAELLEEWRSGRAEVAAALRDLPLDHGFPWYGSQLTAALMVPLRLMETWAHGQDVFDAVGATRRPTSRLQHVAALGVLGRELSFYAAQLPLPAEPFRVELTGPGGQNWAWGPEDAAQRVQGSALDFCLRAAQRRPLAATDLTAVGEDAQTWLENARIFL; the protein is encoded by the coding sequence ATGCTGGACTACGGCCTCGACCTGTCCGGTGTGGAGCGTGATCTCGCGCTGCCCGACCTGGTGGCCGAAGGGGCCGAGCTGGACGTGCTGGTGGCTGCCCAGGCCGACTGGTCCGTGCCCACGCCCGCCGCGGGCTGGACCATCGCCCACCAGATCGCGCACCTCGCCGCGGCCGACGCGAATGTCCTGATCGCCATCCGTACTCCGGAGGCGTTCGACCTCGTGCTGAAGCAGGCGGAGGCCGCGGGTCCCGCGCGGGCCGACATCGAGGCCGCCGAGGGCGCTGCCAAACCGCGAGCGGAACTGCTCGAAGAATGGCGCTCCGGCCGCGCCGAGGTGGCGGCGGCGCTCCGTGACCTCCCGCTGGACCACGGGTTTCCGTGGTACGGCTCGCAGTTGACGGCAGCGCTCATGGTCCCGTTGCGGCTGATGGAAACGTGGGCGCACGGCCAGGACGTCTTCGACGCGGTGGGGGCCACCCGGCGTCCGACCAGCCGGCTCCAGCACGTGGCCGCGCTGGGCGTGCTCGGCCGGGAATTGTCGTTCTACGCGGCGCAATTGCCGCTTCCGGCGGAGCCGTTCCGGGTCGAGCTGACCGGTCCCGGCGGCCAGAACTGGGCCTGGGGGCCGGAAGACGCCGCCCAGCGGGTCCAGGGCAGTGCCCTCGACTTCTGCCTTCGGGCCGCCCAGCGCCGCCCCCTGGCCGCGACCGACCTGACGGCGGTCGGCGAGGACGCGCAGACCTGGCTGGAAAACGCCCGGATCTTCCTCTGA
- a CDS encoding serine hydrolase domain-containing protein, producing the protein MFVTAKRILALAAAVPLMAGLAGAANAAPAQTPAEILQAGAQAGLKDGYPAVIGMVRDGDNTQYIQAGAADRVKGTPADPKMKFRIGSNTKAFTATVLLQLEAEHKLSLDDTVDHWLPGAVNANGNDGTKITLRQLLTHTSGIPDYAANTQFDLNYVGNLNPSLQWAPQTLVNLGTASKPVAAPGAKYSYSNTNYVLAGMVIKAVTGNDPAVEIQHRIIEPLGLHDTTFPTSDPAMPANSLNGYFIALGVYRDVTASQVQAFGSAGAIVSTLDDLATFERALMTGKLLQPAQEQELKTTVPMDATSGNGYGLGIGHAQTPCGPVWTHTGAVLGYLSQWITSDDGSKQMVYAVNEFHMIEGTPGQKDVGTAALNAYCAL; encoded by the coding sequence ATGTTCGTGACTGCCAAGAGGATCCTGGCCCTGGCGGCGGCGGTGCCGCTGATGGCCGGCCTCGCTGGTGCGGCGAACGCGGCGCCGGCGCAGACGCCGGCCGAGATCCTGCAGGCCGGGGCCCAGGCCGGGCTGAAGGACGGGTATCCCGCCGTGATCGGGATGGTCCGCGACGGCGACAACACCCAGTACATCCAGGCCGGTGCCGCCGACCGGGTCAAGGGCACGCCGGCCGACCCGAAGATGAAGTTCCGGATCGGCAGCAACACCAAGGCGTTCACCGCCACCGTGCTGTTGCAGCTGGAGGCCGAGCACAAGCTTTCGCTCGACGACACCGTGGACCACTGGCTGCCCGGCGCGGTGAACGCGAACGGCAACGACGGCACCAAGATCACCCTCCGGCAGCTGCTCACCCACACCTCGGGGATCCCGGACTACGCGGCCAACACCCAGTTCGACCTGAACTATGTGGGCAATCTCAACCCCAGCCTGCAGTGGGCGCCGCAGACCCTGGTCAACCTCGGCACGGCGAGCAAGCCCGTCGCCGCGCCGGGGGCGAAGTACTCGTACTCCAACACCAACTACGTGCTGGCCGGCATGGTGATCAAGGCGGTCACCGGCAACGACCCGGCGGTCGAGATCCAGCACCGGATCATCGAACCGCTCGGCCTGCACGACACCACGTTCCCGACCTCGGACCCGGCCATGCCGGCGAACTCGCTGAACGGCTACTTCATCGCGCTCGGCGTGTACCGGGACGTCACGGCGTCGCAGGTGCAGGCGTTCGGCTCGGCCGGTGCCATCGTGTCCACTTTGGACGACCTGGCCACCTTCGAGCGGGCCCTGATGACCGGCAAGCTGCTCCAGCCGGCGCAGGAGCAGGAGCTGAAGACCACCGTGCCGATGGACGCCACCTCCGGCAACGGCTACGGCCTGGGCATCGGCCACGCTCAGACCCCGTGCGGTCCGGTGTGGACCCACACCGGCGCCGTGCTCGGCTACCTGAGCCAGTGGATCACCAGCGACGACGGCAGCAAGCAGATGGTGTACGCGGTCAACGAGTTCCACATGATCGAGGGCACCCCCGGTCAGAAGGATGTCGGGACCGCGGCGCTGAACGCGTACTGCGCGTTGTAA